Proteins from one Paenibacillus amylolyticus genomic window:
- a CDS encoding methyl-accepting chemotaxis protein has translation MNVVDALLKVMPYISQILREPASLSVYDHEKVLEVITTDKFDLGFEKGMALLESFQNFAVLKNGKEATLSTLPKEIYGIELDTLNIPIFDDNQNVVAVFCVSYDQSNQNQLEDIIQENQTINGNLVDMVQHVAAHAEELQATSEQILQNTRLAVQNSSQINKVAGFIREISEQTNLLGLNAAIEAARVGEAGAGFGVVASEVRKLSVDAKQATSDIDTSLRDVQQVIKQMEVEVSQIAASSQEQATLVASFTDVIEQLNETGARMKALSEQLISYSVKK, from the coding sequence TAGATGCCCTGCTTAAAGTCATGCCTTATATCAGTCAGATTCTTCGGGAACCAGCCAGCTTATCCGTCTATGATCACGAAAAGGTATTGGAAGTCATTACCACAGATAAGTTTGACCTTGGTTTTGAAAAAGGAATGGCACTCTTGGAATCGTTCCAGAATTTTGCCGTCTTGAAAAACGGAAAAGAAGCTACACTCTCAACTCTACCCAAAGAGATTTATGGTATTGAGTTGGATACCTTAAATATTCCAATCTTTGATGATAACCAAAACGTAGTTGCTGTTTTCTGTGTATCTTACGACCAATCCAATCAGAACCAACTAGAAGATATTATACAAGAAAATCAAACCATCAATGGCAACCTCGTTGATATGGTGCAGCATGTTGCCGCCCATGCCGAAGAATTGCAAGCAACAAGTGAGCAGATCCTGCAGAACACAAGACTTGCTGTTCAGAACTCATCTCAGATCAATAAAGTCGCCGGATTCATTCGTGAAATCTCGGAACAGACCAACCTGCTTGGCCTGAATGCCGCTATTGAAGCTGCTCGGGTTGGCGAGGCAGGCGCGGGCTTCGGTGTGGTGGCATCCGAAGTACGCAAACTCTCTGTCGATGCCAAACAGGCTACAAGTGATATCGATACCAGTCTGAGAGATGTACAACAGGTTATCAAGCAGATGGAAGTTGAAGTCTCCCAGATTGCAGCCTCTTCACAAGAACAAGCAACGCTTGTAGCATCCTTCACGGACGTGATTGAGCAGCTTAATGAAACCGGCGCACGAATGAAAGCTCTGTCCGAGCAACTCATCAGCTATTCAGTTAAAAAGTAA